The Kluyveromyces lactis strain NRRL Y-1140 chromosome D complete sequence genome has a window encoding:
- a CDS encoding uncharacterized protein (some similarities with uniprot|Q12090 Saccharomyces cerevisiae YLR107W REX3 RNA exonuclease; required for maturation of the RNA component of RNase MRP; functions redundantly with Rnh70p and Rex2p in processing of U5 snRNA and RNase P RNA; member of RNase D family of exonucleases) yields MHLNVRTLSPYSIGSQFLGNASRKMHLATNHHFHISAFCGDMMVQRLLILKTKPRKNLKASSKINLKTIINSHWSDVGKNKVHDTGQIWLLHSTLLKKNDSIIVDWVNKTKKPNPANTASMARFTQNFKEPTETGACFC; encoded by the coding sequence ATGCACTTAAATGTCAGAACCCTTTCGCCTTACTCAATAGGTAGTCAATTTCTCGGAAATGCGTCTCGAAAAATGCATCTCGCAACTAACCACCACTTTCATATTTCGGCATTCTGCGGAGACATGATGGTGCAAAGGCTGCTGATCTTGAAAACCAAACCCCGTAAAAATCTAAAGGCAAGCTCGAAAATCAATctgaaaacaataataaaCTCACACTGGTCTGATGTGGGCAAAAATAAAGTACATGACACGGGCCAAATTTGGTTACTACATTCTACTctattaaaaaaaaatgattcaattaTCGTAGATTGGGTAAATAAAACTAAGAAACCAAATCCAGCTAACACGGCAAGCATGGCACGATTTACTCAGAACTTTAAAGAACCTACAGAGACGGGTGCTTGTTTCTGTTAA
- the DIM1 gene encoding putative dimethyladenosine transferase (highly similar to uniprot|P41819 Saccharomyces cerevisiae YPL266W DIM1 Essential 18S rRNA dimethylase responsible for conserved m6(2)Am6(2)A dimethylation in 3'-terminal loop of 18 S rRNA part of 90S and 40S pre-particles in nucleolus involved in pre-ribosomal RNA processing) produces the protein MGKAVKKKYSGASSGGKEVDAEKHLTTVFKFNTDLGQHILKNPLVAQGIVDKAQIKPSDIVLEIGPGTGNLTVRILEQARKVVAVEFDPRMAAELTKRVHGTPVEKKLEILLGDFMKTELPYFDVCISNTPYQISSPLVFKLINQPKPPRVSILMFQREFAMRLLARPGDSLYCRLSANVQMWANVTHIMKVGKNNFRPPPKVESSVVRIEIKNPRPQVDFNEWDGLLRIVFVRKNRTIAAGFKSTTVLEILEKNYKAFLATQSAVPTTSSGDSLINEVKEKIEQVLSETGLAEKRAGKCDQTDFLKLLYGFHQVGIHFA, from the coding sequence ATGGGCAAGGCAGTTAAAAAGAAGTACAGTGGAGCAAGTTCTGGAGGTAAAGAAGTGGATGCTGAGAAGCATTTGACTACGGTGTTCAAGTTTAACACTGATTTAGGGCAACATATCCTAAAGAATCCGTTAGTTGCTCAAGGTATCGTGGACAAGGCTCAAATAAAGCCATCGGATATTGTGCTTGAAATTGGTCCTGGTACCGGTAATCTAACAGTGAGGATCTTGGAACAAGCAAGGAAAGTTGTTGCCGTGGAGTTCGATCCTCGTATGGCAGCGGAGCTGACGAAACGTGTACATGGAACGCCAGTGGAGAAGAAACTTGAGATCTTGTTAGGGGATTTTATGAAGACCGAATTGCCTTATTTCGATGTTTGTATAAGTAATACCCCATATCAGATTTCATCTCCCTTGGTGTTCAAGTTAATAAACCAACCAAAACCACCTCGGGTATCTATTCTCAtgtttcaaagagaatttGCCATGAGATTGTTGGCCAGACCGGGGGATTCTTTGTACTGTAGGCTTTCGGCAAACGTCCAAATGTGGGCAAATGTGACACATATAATGAAAGTTGGAAAAAACAACTTCAGGCCGCCACCTAAGGTCGAATCAAGTGTAGTTAGGATCGAGATCAAGAACCCTAGACCTCAAGTTGACTTTAATGAATGGGACGGTTTGTTACGGATAGTGTTTGTAAGGAAAAACAGAACCATTGCAGCAGGATTCAAATCCACTACTGTCCTTGagatattggaaaagaattaCAAGGCCTTCCTAGCAACGCAGTCTGCAGTACCTACAACCTCTTCTGGAGATTCTCTAATCAATGAAGTCAAGGAAAAGATTGAGCAAGTACTGAGCGAGACCGGATTAGCTGAGAAGAGAGCTGGTAAATGCGACCAAACGGATTTTTTGAAGTTATTGTATGGATTCCACCAAGTAGGAATTCACTTTGcttaa
- the ACM1 gene encoding Acm1p (similar to uniprot|Q08981 Saccharomyces cerevisiae YPL267W ACM1 Protein of unknown function potential Cdc28p substrate) has product MIQHRSPLKKRAVLTSKNVNIISTGNSITKPTGSTSSHGSPRRIKTKLDVERALQKSPVKQVFSIKRGSPKKKGDDDPSSFAFYEESEEDRAVALMRHVSLRRKAVHDENEQELENIDENKLAKVRAQATQNRGSNGTAISPLQDLDIELFPGTIQYRGFSQEHHLNLHLNHTRKLPEYITPPRNAKLKDFFVHETHVNDKDQVFSKTTDDINANKVVRKLQFCIDENR; this is encoded by the coding sequence ATGATACAACACAGATCTCcactgaagaagagagcCGTTCTGACGTCAAAGAACGTAAACATAATAAGCACTGGGAACTCGATAACAAAACCAACCGGTAGTACATCAAGCCATGGTTCACCCAGAAGAATCAAGACTAAACTCGACGTGGAGCGGGCTCTACAGAAGAGTCCAGTGAAACAAGTTTTCTCTATCAAAAGGGGGTCACCCAAGAAGAAGGGTGACGACGATCCTTCATCATTCGCCTTTTATGAAGAATCGGAAGAAGATCGGGCAGTGGCCTTAATGAGACACGTCTCATTGAGAAGGAAAGCTGTACACGACGAGAACGAGCAAGAACTAGAGAATATAGATGAGAATAAACTTGCGAAAGTACGAGCACAGGCCACTCAAAACAGAGGCTCTAACGGAACAGCCATATCGCCACTGCAAGACTTGGACATCGAGTTGTTTCCTGGTACAATCCAATATAGAGGTTTTAGTCAAGAACACCATCTTAATTTACACTTGAACCATACCCGTAAGCTACCAGAGTACATCACTCCGCCAAGAAACGCCAAATTAAAggatttctttgttcatGAAACACATGTTAACGACAAGGATCAAGTCTTTTCGAAGACCACAGATGATATTAATGCTAACAAAGTGGTGAGGAAACTTCAATTCTGCATCGATGAGAACAGATGA
- the PLC1 gene encoding phosphatidylinositol phospholipase C (similar to uniprot|Q75C92 Ashbya gossypii ACR024W ACR024Wp and weakly similar to YPL268W uniprot|P32383 Saccharomyces cerevisiae YPL268W PLC1 Phosphoinositide-specific phospholipase C hydrolyzes phosphatidylinositol 4 5-biphosphate (PIP2) to generate inositol 1 4 5-triphosphate (IP3) and 1 2-diacylglycerol (DAG) involved in kinetochore function and pseudohyphal differentiation), with translation MDPFMVSCYMMTSQKRLVEPSMRLEFNDVDDEHQAIMPQSILRSLSLEDGSNSDMSSKSTAPSSGSEESFVYDHIYKGIKGFLSRRPSFNGHGNSNNNPNKNKTSQLGGPLTYALSSNLRLESTDSGFGSFSADPLDLPLLKVTRRKRVRYTFHIDQNTISWNNGKKLIYVDTIKDIRSGDMATNYMDMYNVPCPSRDLWCTIIYSVNKNRLKALHVIAEDAAVFKSFYETTVNLVNSRRKLMEDIAVPNNEQFANIHWQTSVSTKKEDQDKDTLSFADVKRLCNRYHIYCSDNYLYALFIKADTNNNSLLNFPEFQDFVKYLKARPEIEIIWNQMKNKDTKVVDFQSFYQFICDVQGEVISQTNAYKIFKKYCTADELLDVEGLLKFLTKQPFLQLFEEDYSRPLNEYFISSSHNTYLMGKQVVDEVSVEAYTRALQQGCRCIEIDIWQGDHGPVVCHGLFTQSIPLEDVVKTIRKYAFITSPYPLIVSLEIHCKKDYQLMITKIMKEILGDLIFVIPPNTSLLSPEQLKNRIILKSKKTHAVESEIISGSTSSYTSSSSHESLSETNDMRLIKKRGLQKSTTSSTSPNTTTVPVTTKRNNKSLLLSTKIMISDKVHEISGIHGVRFRNFSLPESKTTTHCFSLSEKKFINLDKDETQKLAINKHNRRHLMRIYPHMLRYKSSNFNPIRFWKEGVQMVATNWQTYDLGQQLNHAMFQVSLDRNSIWHSGYVLKPAHLRKEIHKMKDIPVIMERLKREKIHIHLDVISGQMLSLQNCKILAPFVEIELITDNTMESLHLTNCLQPMGYTSNNSTHATGITSMSNASNGTFANITSTSTKRVDSNGSSGKTEPLCESNGTTVISGLSAEDGILSTPSAPPAVSVPVLSSPQLFSTKCFRDNGFSPVWNASFECTLTNTTFNFVRFTVKNSTQTIATTCVRLNYLKQGYRHLPLYNIKGEKFIFSTLFIRYKEELLKW, from the coding sequence ATGGATCCGTTTATGGTTTCCTGCTATATGATGACAAGTCAGAAACGTCTCGTTGAACCCTCGATGAGGCTTGAGTTCAACGATGTGGATGATGAACATCAGGCTATTATGCCACAAAGCATTTTGAGGAGcctttctttggaagatggGTCCAATAGTGATATGAGCTCGAAGAGTACTGCTCCCTCCTCGGGAAGTGAGGAATCCTTTGTGTATGATCATATATACAAGGGCATCAAGGGCTTTCTTTCTAGAAGACCTAGTTTTAATGGGCATGGAAATTCTAATAATAACCCGAACAAAAATAAGACGTCCCAACTTGGTGGCCCTCTCACATATGCATTGTCGAGCAACCTCAGGTTAGAGTCAACGGATTCTGGGTTTGGGTCCTTCTCGGCAGATCCATTGGACTTGCCTCTACTTAAGGTGACACGACGGAAACGTGTTCGGTACACCTTCCATATAGACCAGAATACAATAAGTTGGAATAACGGAAAAAAGCTGATATACGTTGATACCATCAAAGATATACGGAGTGGTGATATGGCTACCAATTATATGGATATGTACAATGTTCCTTGTCCTTCACGGGACCTTTGGTGTACTATCATCTATTCAGTGAACAAAAACAGATTAAAGGCTTTACATGTTATTGCGGAGGACGCTGCAGtattcaaatctttttATGAAACGACAGTAAATTTGGTGAATTCTAGGAGGAAACTAATGGAAGATATTGCAGTTCCAAACAATGAACAATTCGCCAATATTCATTGGCAGACCAGTGTTTCcacaaagaaagaagaccAGGACAAAGATACGTTAAGTTTCGCGGATGTGAAGAGACTTTGCAACCGATATCATATCTACTGTTCTGATAACTACCTTTACGCACTTTTCATTAAAGCGGACACTAACAATAACAGTTTGCTTAATTTCCCCGAATTCCAAGATTTTGTCAAGTACTTAAAAGCTAGGCCGGAGATTGAAATAATCTGGaatcaaatgaaaaataagGATACTAAGGTGGTTGACTTTCAAAGCTTTTACCAGTTCATATGTGACGTTCAAGGTGAAGTAATATCACAGACTAATGCTTATAAGATTTTCAAAAAGTATTGCACCGCTGATGAACTTTTAGATGTTGAGGGTTTATTAAAATTCTTAACAAAACAACCGTTCCTACAATTATTCGAAGAAGATTATTCTAGACCGCTAAACGAATATttcatatcatcatctcATAACACTTATCTTATGGGGAAGCAAGTGGTGGACGAGGTAAGTGTCGAAGCTTATACTCGTGCTTTGCAACAAGGATGCCGTTGTATCGAAATAGACATATGGCAAGGAGATCATGGGCCTGTGGTATGCCATGGTCTTTTCACACAGTCAATCCCCTTAGAAGATGTTGTTAAAACGATACGAAAATATGCGTTTATCACTTCACCTTATCCGCTTATTGTATCTCTAGAGATCCACTGTAAGAAGGATTACCAATTAATGATAACGAAAATTATGAAGGAAATTTTGGGAGATCTTATATTCGTAATTCCACCAAACACTTCACTATTATCACCAGAGCAGCTGAAAAATCGCattatattgaaaagtaaGAAGACGCATGCTGTAGAGTCTGAAATTATAAGTGGATCAACTTCATCCTATACGTCTTCTTCCTCTCATGAATCACTTTCTGAAACAAATGACATGCGGTTAATCAAGAAGCGGGGCTTACAAAAAAGTACTACCAGTAGCACTTCTCCAAATACGACAACAGTTCCAGTGACaacaaagagaaacaaCAAATCGTTATTGTTATCAACAAAGATCATGATATCAGACAAGGTTCATGAAATATCTGGGATTCACGGAGTAAGATTCAGAAACTTTTCGTTGCCTGAATCAAAAACCACTACGCATTGCTTCTCACTAAGTGAGAAGAAGTTTATCAATCTTGACAAAGATGAAACTCAAAAACTCGCTATCAACAAGCATAACCGCAGACATTTAATGAGAATCTATCCGCACATGTTGCGGTACAAATCCTCCAATTTCAACCCAATACgattttggaaagaaggAGTACAAATGGTCGCAACAAACTGGCAGACGTATGACCTGGGACAACAATTGAACCATGCAATGTTCCAAGTTTCACTAGATAGAAATTCCATCTGGCATTCTGGGTATGTTTTGAAGCCCGCTCACTTGCGAAAAGAGATACATAAAATGAAGGACATTCCAGTAATTATGGAAAGGCTCAAACGGGAGAAGATTCATATCCATTTGGACGTAATTTCTGGCCAGATGTTATCCTTACAAAACTGCAAGATACTAGCACCATTCGTAGAAATCGAACTCATTACTGACAATACCATGGAATCACTTCACCTTACCAACTGCTTGCAGCCAATGGGGTATACTTCCAATAACTCTACCCATGCTACCGGAATTACTAGCATGAGTAATGCTTCAAATGGTACTTTTGCTAACATTACTAGTACCTCAACCAAGCGCGTTGATAGCAACGGCAGCAGCGGTAAGACTGAACCACTTTGTGAAAGTAATGGAACCACTGTTATTTCAGGTTTGTCCGCGGAAGACGGAATACTCAGTACTCCATCTGCTCCTCCAGCAGTATCTGTACCTGTCCTTAGTTCACCGCAACTATTTTCGACAAAATGCTTCCGTGATAACGGCTTCAGTCCCGTGTGGAATGCGTCGTTCGAGTGTACACTTACAAACACTACGTTCAACTTCGTGCGGTTTACAGTCAAGAACTCCACGCAAACTATCGCAACAACGTGTGTACGGttgaattatttgaagCAAGGGTATAGGCACTTACCGTTGTACAACATAAAAGGGGAGAAGTTCATATTCTCCACTCTATTCATACGCTACAAAGAGGAACTTCTAAAATGGTGA
- a CDS encoding uncharacterized protein (no similarity) produces MSLTLAYYYALLILATLATATAVPQYTFYEDHNDFRVSYNLPTDVRDKYNILRDNSSLNYSMIGNYGVATYVNLVNMLPKSIEPMKIGETMNYHIRNNISDVSSVIAALGLDCVVLDDKLNEFFNSTPIRKSYDDSYISKRNEQCSDGWWFNHYDSLIKMYERRGNLKAWLREHFWINTTSFIKLGRNMATVCNYIAGALKRGSTKTSCNGFSYWLNLDALGEDRLTYMVGIAPFTSGKNCDTQVSIDSIKALISNWLIDTADHNMAPYCTRFHDAGSWWADVRLIVWDETANVEARLFGLVLAKAIS; encoded by the coding sequence ATGTCACTCACTCTCGCTTACTATTATGCACTGCTTATTTTAGCTACTCTTGCTACTGCAACCGCAGTCCCTCAATATACATTCTATGAAGACCACAATGACTTCCGTGTCTCATACAATCTCCCTACTGATGTTCGGGATAAATACAACATATTACGCGATAACTCATCTTTAAACTATTCAATGATTGGCAATTACGGCGTTGCCACGTATGTTAATTTAGTAAACATGTTACCTAAATCAATTGAACCTATGAAGATAGGTGAGACTATGAACTATCATATTAGAAATAATATATCAGATGTTAGCAGCGTCATTGCTGCATTGGGCCTCGACTGTGTAGTTCTTGATGACAAGTTAAATGAATTCTTTAATAGTACTCCAATTAGAAAATCTTATGATGATAGTTATATCTCCAAACGTAATGAACAATGTTCAGACGGATGGTGGTTTAACCATTATGATAGCCTTATTAAGATGTACGAAAGAAGAGGTAATTTAAAGGCATGGTTAAGAGAACACTTTTGGATAAATACAACTAGCTTCATTAAATTAGGGCGGAACATGGCGACAGTTTGTAACTATATAGCTGGCGCACTTAAGCGTGGCTCAACCAAGACAAGTTGCAATGGCTTTTCTTACTGGTTGAACCTTGATGCACTTGGTGAAGATAGATTAACATATATGGTGGGAATTGCGCCTTTCACATCTGGAAAGAATTGTGATACACAGGTTTCGATTGATTCCATCAAGGCCCTTATTTCTAATTGGTTAATAGATACGGCTGACCATAACATGGCACCTTATTGTACTAGGTTTCATGATGCTGGTAGTTGGTGGGCCGATGTAAGATTAATCGTATGGGATGAGACAGCTAATGTCGAGGCCAGATTATTTGGGCTAGTCCTTGCCAAAGCTATTAGTTAG